In a genomic window of Salmo trutta chromosome 32, fSalTru1.1, whole genome shotgun sequence:
- the LOC115170989 gene encoding 26S proteasome non-ATPase regulatory subunit 3, whose product MKETTAKRREKSKDSKADKQKDAGPEPQDVEMPEEDSATAEKKPKELDTLTLEDIKEHVKQIEKAVSGKEPRFVLRALRALPSTSRRLNPNVLHKAVSGFYTSNAAGKEFLLSFLEEPMDTEGDVQFRPRTGKAAATPLIPEAEAYLQLLLVVYLTNNKRYTEAQKVSDELLQKIGPQNRRALDLVAAKCYYYHSRVYEFLNQLDTVRSFLHTRLRTATLRHDADGQATLLNLLLRNYLQYNLYDQAEKLVSKSVFPELANNNEWARYLYYTGRIKAIQLEYTEARRTLTNALRKAPQHTAVGFKQTVHKLLIVVELLLGEIPDRLQFRQAPLKRSLAPYFLLTQAVRTGNLAKFNQALDQFGEKFQADGTYTLIIRLRHNVIKTGVRMISLSYSRISLADIAQKLQLDSPEDAEFIVAKAIRDGVIEASINHEKGYVQSKETMDIYGTREPQLAFHQRISFCLDIHNMSVKAMRFPPKAYNKDLESAEERREREQQDLEFAKEMAEDDDDSFP is encoded by the exons ATGAAAGAGACAACAGCCAAGAGACGCGAGAAATCCAAGGACTCCAAAGCTGATAAACAGAAGGATGCGGGCCCCGAGCCGCAGGATGTGGAGATGCCAGAGGAAGACTCGGCTACTGCAGAAAAGAAACCCAAGGAACTTGATACCCTCACACTtgaag ACATCAAGGAGCATGTAAAGCAGATAGAGAAGGCTGTGTCGGGCAAGGAGCCTCGCTTTGTGCTGAGGGCCTTGCGTGCCCTGCCCTCCACCAGCCGCCGCCTCAACCCCAATGTGCTGCACAAGGCTGTGTCAGGCTTCTACACCTCCAATGCCGCCGGCAAGGAGTTCCTACTCAGCTTCCTGGAGGAG CCCATGGACACCGAGGGAGATGTCCAGTTCAGGCCCCGTACAGGGAAGGCAGCTGCCACCCCCCTGATCCCTGAGGCGGAGGCCTACCTGCAGCTACTCCTGGTGGTTTACCTCACCAACAACAAACGCTACACAGAG GCCCAGAAGGTGTCAGACGAGCTCTTGCAGAAGATCGGCCCTCAGAACCGGCGGGCTCTGGACCTGGTGGCTGCTAAGTGTTACTACTACCACTCCCGCGTCTACGAGTTCCTCAACCAGCTGGACACCGTGCGTAG TTTCCTGCACACACGCCTGAGGACAGCCACCTTGCGGCACGACGCCGACGGCCAGGCCACGCTGCTCAACCTGCTGCTGAGGAACTACCTGCAGTACAACCTGTACGACCAGGCTGAGAAGCTGGTGTCCAAGTCAGTCTTCCCCGAGCTGGCCAACAACAACGAGTGGGCCCGCTACCTCTACTATACAG GTCGTATCAAGGCTATCCAGCTGGAGTACACAGAGGCCAGGAGGACCCTGACCAACGCCTTGAGGAAGGCCCCCCAACACACAGCTGTGGGCTTCAAACAGACA GTCCACAAGTTGCTGATTGTGGTGGAGCTGTTGCTTGGGGAGATCCCAGACAGGCTGCAGTTCCGCCAGGCTCCACTGAAGAGATCCCTAGCGCCCTATTTCCTGCTCACCCAGG CTGTCAGGACGGGTAACCTGGCCAAGTTCAACCAGGCCCTGGATCAGTTTGGAGAGAAGTTCCAGGCAGACGGCACCTACACCTTGATCATCCGCCTGCGACACAATGTCATCAAGACAG GTGTGCGTATGATCAGCCTGTCATACTCTCGTATATCACTGGCAGACATCGCTCAGAAGCTGCAGCTGGACAGTCCAGAGGATGCTGAGTTCATAGTGGCCAAG GCAATCCGTGATGGAGTGATCGAAGCCAGCATTAACCATGAGAAGGGCTATGTTCAGTCTAAAGAGACCATGGATATCTACGGTACCAGGGAGCCCCAGCTGGCCTTCCACCAGAGGATCTCCTTCTGCCTGGACATACACAACATGTCTGTCAAGGCCATGAGGTTTCCACCCAAGGCTTACAACAAGGACCTAGAATCAGCAGAG GAGCGCAGAGAGCGGGAGCAGCAGGACCTGGAGTTCGCCAAGGAGATGGCCGAAGATGACGACGACAGTTTCCCATGA
- the LOC115170988 gene encoding leucine-rich repeat-containing protein 3B-like gives MVQGLCPSRRVCLYPTMPLLAEWLLCHSLVACLLLHSLALSSTTAGFHGANTGCAESCYCSELADGGRVVRCSNMRLAEVPHDLPNDTRRLYLDGNLLTTIPANAFAGLPLLNELDLSHNELTQMEPGAFRGLVPSLRSLDLSSNRLTTLEPEVLGGLRAQANLTHNPWHCDCRLQVAMPRLDLEPASLAGVVCHTSEPKDVGVDTGVPFVMVAADLDLCAGLKRTTDVAMLVTMFGWFAMVISYLVYYVRHNQEDTRRHLEYLKSLPSKLDRPEESSTLSTVV, from the coding sequence ATGGTCCAGGGGCTGTGTCCTTCTAGGAGGGTATGCCTGTATCCCACCATGCCGCTGCTGGCAGAATGGCTGCTGTGCCACTCCTTGGTGGCATGCCTGCTGCTGCATAGCCTGGCACTCAGCTCCACCACCGCGGGCTTCCACGGTGCAAACACCGGCTGCGCCGAGAGCTGCTACTGCTCCGAGTTGGCAGACGGCGGGAGGGTGGTGCGCTGCAGCAACATGCGCCTGGCGGAGGTGCCGCATGACCTGCCTAACGACACCCGCCGACTTTACCTGGACGGTAACCTCCTCACCACCATCCCCGCCAATGCCTTTGCGGGGCTTCCTTTGCTCAACGAGCTGGACCTCTCCCACAATGAGCTAACTCAGATGGAGCCGGGGGCCTTCCGGGGTCTGGTCCCCTCTCTCAGGAGCCTGGACCTGTCCTCTAACAGACTGACCACCCTGGAGCCAGAGGTCCTGGGGGGCCTGAGGGCCCAGGCCAACCTCACCCACAACCCCTGGCACTGTGACTGCCGCCTCCAGGTGGCTATGCCCCGGCTGGACCTGGAACCGGCCTCACTGGCTGGCGTGGTGTGCCACACTTCGGAGCCCAAGGACGTCGGCGTAGATACAGGGGTGCCCTTCGTCATGGTTGCGGCCGACCTGGACCTGTGCGCAGGGCTCAAGAGGACCACGGACGTGGCCATGCTGGTGACCATGTTCGGCTGGTTCGCCATGGTCATCTCCTACCTGGTGTATTACGTCAGGCACAACCAGGAAGACACACGGAGACACCTGGAGTACCTCAAGTCCCTTCCCAGCAAACTGGACAGACCAGAGGAGTCCTCTACACTCAGCACAGTGGTGTGA